The DNA region AGTCTCTTCTCCGCGTCCTCACAAGTTCTCTGTTAGTTTCTCTTTTACCTTCTCCTCCAGATTAGCGAAATACTTCATTCTGGCCAAAAGTTCTCTGGCGGACTGGAGGTCTCCTgtgcagagaaataaaaaaataataataataaaaaaagaagaaaaaaaaaatatatatatatatattaaaaaacagggtcGGAAGATTGCCacggaaaaaaaataaactaaataagcaCCATTTTTACCTCCGCTGAGTCAAGGAAACGCGGGGAAGCGCCTCCTCAAACACTTAACAGTGACCTTGGCACAGTGTACCGGTGTCAAATTTGAGGGGAGCGCGGAATAAAAGAGGGAGATAcctttgttcagagctgtattcATCTGTTCCGTCAGGTCTTTCAGCGTCTCtggaggagggaaaaaaaaaggatGACATGTATTTACAGCAGGAAACGGGCCCGCGCTTTTAAACAGATGAAAATAGAAGGTGCCAAAGCTCCTCACGAAGGAGCGCAACCTGTGCAAATTAATAACGGAACAGCGCGGAAAGGAACAAAACGCAGGAACAAACTGAAAACATGACCAAACGTAGCCTTGAGCTTTTCTACAGCGCGTGCTTCAGGCCACAGGAAGTCAAACAAGCAAGGTTGACGGGTGAAAGACACGAGCGCTCTGGATATACCCGGAGTGGTAGTTTCTGTCGAGTTTCTACAACCACAATCAGGAAAAAAAGGTCGGAACTGTATGGAAAATGATCAAACTTAAATTTActttaggttttatttgactaaaGACATGTTTTTCTGATTAATTTAAGCATTTGTGGTAGTGCTGGATGACACGGCCAAGattactttttatattattatttttattctaatgtttataTTTTGATTATCTCCTTAggtcattattatattatattattcattttattatcattcttatcattttactttacttttactattaatctttttctttattttatattttatcaatttgtttttatggtcttttaatTGTttagtatatatgttttttattcatatatatacacttttttattttatttttatttttcccttaTTATTCCCAATTTCTTATTAAGCATTTTCAAtaccttttatactgtaaatgctctgcACAATGTAAATGAGGGTCGCCCTCAATGCATtgcagagtgaaaataaaggttgattgattgaagatGTGTTTGTAAAAGTCTTATATTGTATTAGACTTCTTAAACATTTAAAACGTTCCTCGTTaacgagtggtccagcagtataaagtgctgccattatgatcgggagatatctagttcgaatcccggtcccggttaaacgtttggtgaaataaatcaaatggtagaaaaacaacactagaactcagggatacctctaatagtgaaagtaagagcttttccacaTCCACAATGCAGTGAAGGAAATtaaagggactaaacagctgtgtagctttaaggCAGGGgcgtccaaactacggcccgtgggccatttgcggcccgtttccttttttggagcgtcccgcgaggtattttagaaatagaacgaaagttggcccgctgttaagcaggtttttataatgtgagattcaaagtttgaacgctaggtgtcagaaacgggccaaagagtctaaaagcggagagagtgcgcatttctagtgcagaaaaacggggcaaagagtctaaaagcggagagagtgcgcatttctagtgcagaaaaacgggccaaagagtctaaaagcggagagagtgcgcatttctagcgcagaaaaatggggcaaagagtctaaaagcggagagagtgcgcatttctagtgcagaaaaacagagcaaaagagtctaaaagttgccgttaaggagtttaatattaagagacatcatgaaatgaaacatcaatttgaaaaatcttagtttacacaacactgtcaaagataaagatagttagtcaagtaaaatggtgtgtaaatgaaagtaatcaggaaaaagtattatttaaagtggtatatttcattatttgttttattatagagtctgtggcccatgacttcaaatgtatttctccttctggcccccaaacaaaaaaagtttggacacccctgctttaaggaAACCACTTATTAGTGAGGCTAACCAGcaaccaccttaaatgctgcctttTTATTCTCACAATCACACTTACAACACCGGGCTTATTTGATGTTTTACTGTAGTTACACCTTAAACAGTAAAGATGCCTAAAACACTGAtgcactttatttattatttattttacctttttattttatttctaccaTTTTACTTATTCTTTGTGATTcgtattatttatctctttatttgacTGCTTTAAAATGTTAGCCTTTTATtctgaaagattttttttaattaaatcataatttaaatcataattataatGCTTTTCCCATTTAATTTGTATTGTTCTGTTTATGAAATTCCTTTTTTAGCTTAACCTGATCAAAAAtgtactattttaattttattttatagtgttattttattcagttcctttaagttgtaaatgctcagctacattaAAAGTATGTTGCATTGAAACAAATAATAAAGGCGTCTAATTTTAGGGCTATAACTTGGATTCTTACTCTTAcagttattccaccttaaattctacatcTGCACAATTAAATGTGCTTTAACTACATTTGAACTGCAATTTCAGCTTCAAAACCTGGTTCACACAGTATCGGACCCAGGTACATTACCGTATACTAATTGCACACACCTCGCACTGCCTGCCCGATGTCGTCCACCTCCTCCGGGCTCCGGCTCTCCGCCAGCTTCTCGTTGGTCTCCATGACCTCCAGCAGGAAGTTTGGGTCGGCCGTGGCGTCGGTTCCCTCCTGGAGCCGGACTCCGTGTAGCTGCAGCTGGGGTTAATCACGTGGGCGACAGGGGAGAGTTATTATATCCTTAACAACAGACCACCTTAACCACAGACCACCTTAACCACAGACCACCTCGACCACAGACCACCTCGACCACAGACCACCTCGACCACAGACCACCTTTAAAACAGACCACCTTAACCACAGACCACCTTGACCACAGACCACCTTGACCACAGACCACCTTGACCACAGACCACCTTGACCACAGACCACCTTGACCACATACTATTAAGTTTTAAGATGGTTATTATGGCATTGTTAGGTGGTTGACATAATATTGCCAAGTGGCTGTTATGCAGGTTGACGCTatagtgttgcttagtggttgatatggtgttgctatgagGTTGCTTGGTTATAGATATGATGCTGCTTAGTGGCTGTTGATGGACGCTATAGTGTAGGTGGTTATTATGATGTTGTTAAATGGTCGATATGTTGGCTGCTAGATGGAtcctatagtgttgctaggtggtcgatATAGTGTTGGTTAGTGGTTGTTACAATGTTGCTATAAGGTTGCTTAGTGATTAAAATTATGCTGCCTAGTAGCTACTAGATGGATgctatgtgttgctaggtggtttatatgatatggtgttgcttagtggctgCTAGATGGAcgctacagtgttgctaggtggtctaTATGGTGATTCTTAGTGGTCGATATGCTGTTGCCAAATGGCTGCTAGATGGAGGccaaagtgttgctaggtggttattaTGGTGTTGCTTTGTGGTCGATGTGATGTTGCCAAGTGGCTGCTAGATGGACGCTATGGTGTTACTTGGTGGTTAATAAAGTGCtgataaggtgttgcttagtggttcatatggtgttgctcagtggttaaTAAGGTATTGCTTGGTGGTCGATACGATGTTGCCAAGTGGCTGCTAGATGGacgctatagtgttgctaggtggttaatatAGTGTTTTTGAGTGGTTGagaaggtgttgcttggtggttgataaggtgttgcaaAGTGGCTTCTAGACAGATGCTATAGCGTCACTAGGTGGTCTAaatggtgttgcttagtgattGTTATGAGGTTGCTATGAGGTTGCTTAGTGATTGATATGATGCTGCTTAGTGGCTGCTACATGAACGCCAGTGTGGCTAGGTGGTTAATATGATATGTTGTTGCTTAGTGGATTACATGGTTTTGCTtagtggtttatatggtgttccTAGCAGATGTTACGGTAACCCAGGTGGTGGCTATGGGGTTGCTAGTGTAGTTGCTTGGTGGATGCTCTTTTGTTGCTTGGTTGTTGCTATGTGAGTCTTGCCAGCTAGacactatggtatcccaggtggttgatatagtgttgctaagtgggtgcAACAGTATTGCTAGGTGAATGCAAAAAAAGTTGCAATTTTATAATATCtcaggttgctatggtgttgctagggagATGCTATGGGGTTTAAAACATTGCAATGGTAGTAAACATGGTTATACATGTGGAAATTCATTAAACGAACATTCATCCTTCTTTGTAAGTTATCTTACCATGTACACGGCACGTGGAACGGGTTTCTGCAAGGTCCTGTAGGCTTTGTTAACCAGCGCCGACTGCTTCTCTGAATATTCCTGTTCCGTCTGGAATGAAAGAGCACAAACCCACGCAAATTAATGAACCGTTTCTCAAAGCGGCGCTCAAAAATAACCCTCCCTCGCCGGCAACAGGCGATCTTAAAAATAGCCGACATTACAGTAAATGGCAGGACGTGAGCGGGGAGCGGCTGTTCGGTGGGCCGGCTGTCATAATGAGTGAAGAAAGGAGCGTCTTTTTATAAAAATCCTCAAATTTCAACTTCACTGAAAGTGTGATTCAGCCTGCAGTCAGTCACTTCCCAATATCACACCAGGCTGACTCGGCTCAGTTCGGGAAGAATCCCCACGGCACGCAGCTGCTTCCCTGAATCATGGCTTCTCCGCAATGCTGATAATTGGATTTAGAACACCCCACCCGCCGCCATCTTTCTCGGGGGTCCCGGTGTTGGGTATCAGTGCAGAGACGGGATGTTAGTTAGCTCTCGGAGGGAGAGAGCGTCGGGTAGAATAACAGGAGAGGAGTGGAGGGGAAGCAGCAGTGAGGAACATTTTCAGCCATTAGGCTGTCAAACTGAAGACCATCAATACCCACCTGCCACGGCGTGAGGGGCATCGCTGCCAGAGACATGCTGCCACCAGACACACTGGCCACACTAAtatacactagggctgcacgatattggaaacatttttaattgcaaatgtttttggaccaatcaagagctggaccaatcaagagctgagtcagcgctgagctctcaaaacctgaggaaaacagctaaacaacagtaatcggccctttaatcaggcatttaaatggactttaaaaaggtaaataagagcgttttctgtttttctggtattaaaagcgtgaattcagctgtaactggaaacatCTGCACTTTTATAAAACTGCGCTGGACTGagctgcacagctttccacacgtgctcacgtttacaagcacgtacccaaccatgtggatagagGCCATGCGTGCGGTTACCtcctgtttactcctgcccccctccccctcacacttctcaggcagcagcagcctgtcactcacacagacacagagacagcgctgtgtatctacatcCTGTGTCAAgtatcaaaacattgcaacatgatgtgtttgatttaattgccttaagtgacataacaagtcctgcaatgtgactactgtgcatgcgcacatcgcgatgactatgcttaaatgatgtatcgtgcagccctagtttgcaTGCTAAAGAAATGCAACCTCTAGCAGTTACCTATAAACACTTATAGAATTCAACTTGCAAAGATTAGCTACTCTGAGAATCAGCTCGTattagtttatcagtcactacctgtgttagactTTGCAGTTTTGATAGCTGCAGTGGACCAGTGTGATATGTTAATCCCCGAAGGAGGTTAACCCAAAGCTTTTCTTTACACAGCTCTCTATATGATAGAGTTATCAACTCTATTGATCATGTGAAGTCTGTcaatcaaacagttcagtttaagATTTATAGCTTTTCTATACCTCTCCAGAACAAATGTTGCTTATTCTTCAGCCAGCATTTCTCACCCATTTTACTTGTATTAATTCActccattttggaaaagcacttcAAAATGTTAATTCCTGTTTAGAACGTTCCTTGTTGTGCCTTCTTTTTGCTAGGATTGCATGCTTTTAGCCATAGGGATGCTGGGCATTTTAGTGGCTTCTTCCATGTGGATTAGCCTAACATGCAGAGATAAAGATGGAGATATAGGATGATGAGTTGATATGTGGCTTTAAGTATGTCTTATAATTAATGAACTAATTTGTGGACAAAttctaataaaaacagcctcgattttatatagtgtatacgTTTTTACACGTATAAAACACACACTGGAACATTTTACACACAAGAAACACCACCCAGAGGTCACCAGGTCAAGCAAACCATGTCCAGGATATGCTGTTAATTTCTCTGCTGAGGCTCTAAGATGCATAACTCATCCTGAGGGAGGGATGTGGGCATctgatcatatttttattttttttttggttggtggAAACGACCCTCGGGGGCACTCTCCTGCCCGCTGAGGAGCAGCTTGTGGACCACGCAGAAATGCTGTATCTCAGCGCACTCTGGATACAGCAGCTGCTTCTCAGCCAGGTGGTTAACGACTCCAGACCTTCTCAAACTTCTCTTTATTCATGATTATCCACCAGCGAGGCAGAACTCTGCAGCAGAACTGCTGAGTGAGACGTTTATGTTTTAACCCTTAGCGTGCCAAACTGTTCTCAGATACACAAATGCAGGAAGGAAGGAGAAGAAAGTGTGGGAATGTAATGCTGCACTGATGCAGGACAAAAGTTACCAGGAGCAATACATTATGAAACATTtcattatttacattaaattgtatttaaaattagTGTAGTGTTGCTAGCTGGAGGCAGGGGAGTTCCTTAGtgattgataaggtgttgcttgatatggtgttgcttagtggttgatatggtgttgcttagtggttgatatggtgttgcttagtggttgatatggtgttgcttagtggttgatatggtgttgcttgatatggtgttgcttagtggttgatatggtgttgcttagtggttgatgaggtgttgcttgatatggtgttgcttagtggttgatatggtgttgcttagtggttgatatggtgttgcttagtggttgatatggtgttgcttgatatggtgttgcttagtggttgatatggtgttgcttagtggttgatgaggtgttgcttgatatggtgttgcttagtggttgatatggtgttgcttagtggttgatatggtgttgcttagtggttgatatggtgttgcttgatatggtgttgcttagtggttgatatggtgttgcttagtggttgatgaggtgttgcttgatatggtgttgcttagtggttgatatggtgttgcttagtggttgatatggtgttgcttgatatggtgttgcttagtggttgatatggtgttgcttagtggttgatgaggtgttgcttgatatggtgttgcttagtggttgatatggtgttgcttagtggttgataaggtgttgcttgatatggtgttgcttagtggttgataaggtgttgcttgatatggtgttgcttagtggttgatatggtgttgcttagtggttgataaggtgttgcttgatatggtgttgcttgatatggtgttgcttagtggttgatatggtgttgcttagtggttgataaggtgttgcctagtggttgatatggtgttgcttagaGGTTGCTTAATGGATGCtctagtgttgctaggtggaagCAGCGGAGTTCCTTAGTGGTTGATCTGGTGTTGCATAGTGGTTGATATGGGGTTGCAGGATGGAtgctgtagtgttgctaggtggaggCAGGGGAGTTCCTTTGTGGATgacatggtgttgctaagtggtcgaTATGGTGTTCCTTAGTGGTTGATATGGTTTTgataagtggttgatatggtattgctTAGTTGCTGCTAAATGgatgctacagtgttgctaggtggaggGAAGGTGGTTCCTtagtggttaatatggtgttccttagtggttgctatggtgttgcttagtggttgctggaTAGATGCTGTAGTGTTGCTAGTTGGAGGCGATTGCTATTGGACACTTTATCAACACTCTATCAATACATCTTGggatgctctcctccaccagtcttatacactggtTTTGGGTGACctttaaaattcaagcagttcagctttgtttgatggtttgtgcCCCTTCAcattgtttataaataaatatgcattatttgagcactaaaagctctgcatttcatatttttttgtatttggcaGAAGTGTTTTcactagtttatagaataaaacaacaatgttaattttactcagaaatgcaCTTATAAATAGTGAAATCAGGTAAACTgattaattttttcagagctctaATAGTGCACAGAGCTTGTTCTAAAAGAGCTGTGATTCAGGCATTGCACCACCAGAGGTCCCTgttgttctattttattattactacatctGAGTGGTAGTTTATCATACAGGCTTCAAATCTGCTCTGGATGAAAAGGTTCTGGTCTCGGGATGAGTGTGAATACTCCTGTAAGAGAGCGACACAGAGCAATAGAGTTATCTGTACAGAGCAGTACCGGTGATTTGAGGCTGAAGTTGTCTGGATGTAGAGATCTCTGCAGCTCTAGGTATCTCCTCTGAAGCTCTGGAACGTCCACAGCAAACGTCTGATCACTAAAGAGAAGAAACTGTACTGTTACAGTGCATCAGTGAATTATTTCACATACATTATAATATAGTAAAATCTGCCATAACATAAATACCACTGACaaatgtagtgttttttatttcttttttagacttttaaTATCGTCCCTTTTCATTTGTTACTTCTTTCATTGTGTCCCCTTTGTTATTTGTCTGTACTGTAAAGATGCTGCTGGAATATTAATTTAATTCCCTAATGTAACCCACTTAAAGGGATCAATAAAGATCGATCTATCTGAAAACCATTTCTTGGCTGGGTCAGAGCATCTCCAAAATATATAACTAGTCTTGTGAAGTTTTTCTGAGCATTTATTGGTCAGTATATATCAAAACTGCCCTTACAGTATCTTGGTTAAAGATTCCACTGAACTCCTTCAGTAGTGTTGGGGAATCCAATATTAAAGACATATGGGACTatgtaaacagtttaaaaaatataaaaaaataaaaaataaaccttttGTCCTCCACAGCACCGTGTGAttatttcataatattttttaaatgaatcatAATACCTTgtgaataaaattacaatatattttgagaataaagtcataatatgaAACTAGGAACTATTCGACTCtacttcatgaagacactgagaaaatacaaaaaaaaaaaaaacattgaatgagaagaggtgtgtccaaacttttggctggtactgtatatataggaCTATTCGAAGTGGATTTATGGatttatatctctatatatcttatAATATTACTAGAAAGTTACGAAGGCAAGCGCTGATCGGTCTGCGCAGCACTGCGTGAAGTCGAGCAAGCCtaatatattttgtaattaaACTTATATTACTTTGAGGAAAAAAGTCTGAATATTTTTTCAATTATGCTGTAATATCtcattaaataaatgtgtaatattttgCAAATTAAGTCTGAATATTTTATGAATTAAGTCATATAAAGCTATAATATATTTTGTGATTAAAGTCATAATCATAtgaaaataaagttgtaatattttaagaataagtcataacatttttttggacctgtcctcaaaaataaatgtgatactttagaagaatctaaagtataaaacatattctggtttatttaacactttttctttaaaaaatagcaATTCTACATGTATTCAccagtatagctttaatatagtcttcaatattcaatttacaatgtttaataaatcataaaaataaataaaaaacacattgaatgagaagaggcgtgtccaaacttat from Astyanax mexicanus isolate ESR-SI-001 chromosome 22, AstMex3_surface, whole genome shotgun sequence includes:
- the hscb gene encoding iron-sulfur cluster co-chaperone protein HscB, with translation MNSIRSFCVSHGVHRYVPSLQSLSVGSCAAARARFISNSAKNNRDYLQVHTNRIPNRILKLQHPTSNFCSSSAEMRSCWSCGSPAQLFFCSACKIIQPPNHGATYFQILNCDQTFAVDVPELQRRYLELQRSLHPDNFSLKSPTEQEYSEKQSALVNKAYRTLQKPVPRAVYMLQLHGVRLQEGTDATADPNFLLEVMETNEKLAESRSPEEVDDIGQAVRETLKDLTEQMNTALNKGDLQSARELLARMKYFANLEEKVKEKLTENL